The stretch of DNA GGTTCCAGATGAATTATGAGCGCTTCTCCGGAAAAAACTCAACTTTTCACGCCACTAAAAAAGGAAGGCCGCCAGTTTCGGGCGCCCTTCCTTTATTCATTCATCCAATTACGCGTTCTGCCGAATCTCTGAGCGCAGCGGCTCTGTCCGTCTGTTCCCACGGCAATTCGATATCAGTCCGTCCGAAATGTCCGTATGCTGCCGTTTGTTGATAGATCGGGCGTCGCAGGTCAAGCATTTTGATGATGCCGGCCGGGCGCAGGTCGAACAGCTCTCGGACCAAGTCCACTAATTTGCTCTCTTCAATTTTCCCTGTGCCGAATGTATCAACATTGATCGAGACCGGTTTAGCCACTCCGATTGCGTAAGCCAACTGTACTTCACAACGGTCCGCCAACCCTGCCGCCACGATGTTTTTCGCTACATACCGTGCCGCATAGGAAGCGGAGCGATCGACTTTCGTCGCGTCTTTTCCTGAAAACGCGCCGCCGCCGTGCCGCGCATAACCGCCGTATGTATCGACGATGATTTTCCGGCCTGTCAGACCCGCATCCCCTTGAGGGCCCCCGATGACAAATCTTCCGGATGGATTAATGAAATATTTCGTGTCTTCATCCAACAACTCTTCCGGAACGACCGCACCGATGACGACTTCTTTCACATCACGGGTAATCTGCTCAATAGTCACTTCCGGATGATGCTGCGTCGAGATGACGATCGTGTCGATCCGTACTGGTTTATTTTCATCATCGTATTCCACTGTCACTTGTGTTTTTCCGTCCGGACGCAAATAAGGGAGGATTTCCTCTTTGCGCACTTCGGACAGGCGACGTGACAATTTATGTGCCAAACTGATCGGCAAAGGCATCAATTCCGGTGTTTCATTACAAGCAAATCCGAACATGAGGCCTTGGTCTCCTGCCCCGATTGCTTCTAACTCTTCGTCCGTCATCGTCCCTTCCCGGGCTTCCAATGCTTGGTCGACTCCTGCTGCAATTTCAGGGGATTGCTCATCGATGGAAGTGAGAACAGCCGATGTTTCCCAGTCGAATCCGAATTTCGCGCGTGTATATCCGATTCCCTTCACCGTTTCCCGTACCACTTTCGGAATATCCACATACGTAGTAGTCGTAATTTCACCTGTGACCAAGACAAGCCCTGTCGTGATCGTTGTTTCACAAGCCACCCGTGCATTCGGATCTTCCTTTAAGATGGCGTCGAGGATAGCGTCCGAAATCTGATCGCACATTTTATCCGGATGGCCCTCGGTTACAGATTCTGAAGTGAACAATTTACGGTTTGACATACAATTTCCTCCTATATCCTACGAGATTGATACGGTACTCATAAGTCCCATGTTAAGTTTGTCCAGATTGAAGTACAAACTTTAAGCCATTTCGAGCTTTAACACGAGGGATAAAGGGCAATCTAATAAAAAAAGCCCTTCACTCACGTAAAAACATGAGGAAAGGCATGATTTCGAAAAGCACCTTTCACTCTTATCGTTCAAGGAATTCTACCTTGGTCCAGGTTTGGCACCTTCTCGCAGACGATCATGTCTTTGCAGGTTGCCGGGTTTCATAGGGCCTGACCCCTCCACCAGCTCGGGATAAGAGTATCCGTTCATACCTATGCTACGAAATTTTTTCTTCCTTGTCAACAATGTTTGGCAATTGTGTCTAATTCATTGCGGTTGCAAATTAGTGTAGATTATTATTGGTAATGTGTTATACTATTCGTGAATTATGATGGACACCCAAAAATTTAGGGATTATATGCAAAGGACGGTACTTACATTATGATTTCAGCGAAAATTGGCGATGCACTAAAAAATCTTCTTGCAGGAGAAAATGTAAACATCCAGCTTTCGGTGCCACAACTGGTCGAAAAGGCGACTTCCCGTGGAGAGGCTCAGCTTACAGCAGACGGAGCCATCACTGCGCGGACAGGAAAATATACAGGACGTTCCCCGGAAGATAAGTATATCGTCGAGGAAGCGTCTTCCAAAGACAAAATCGACTGGGGCAAAGTGAACCGGCCGATTTCCTCCGAAATTTTCGATTCCTTATATACGAAAGTGCTGGATCACCTTTCCAAAAAGGATGAGCTTTTCGTCTTCAAAGGATTTGCAGGTGCAGACAAGGACTCTCGCTTGGCTATCCAAGTCGTCAACGAATATGCCTGGCAGAACCTCTTCGTCCACCAATTGTTCATCCGTCCGACGGAAGAAGAATTGAAAACGCACGAAGCCCAGTTCACCATTCTGGCGGCTCCTTCATTCAAGGCTGATCCGGCTGTAGACGGTACTCGTTCCGAGACTTTCATCATCGTTTCGCTTGAAAAGCGCATTGTCTTGATCGGTGGTACGGAATATGCTGGGGAAATGAAAAAATCCATCTTCTCCATCATGAACTACCTTCTGCCTGAACAAGGCGTCCTTCCGATGCACTGCTCGGCAAACGTCGGCGAAGCAGGCGATGTCGCCCTATTCTTCGGCCTTTCCGGCACAGGGAAAACAACACTTTCAGCGGATGCCGACCGCAAACTGATCGGTGACGATGAGCACGGTTGGTCCGATAATGGCGTCTTCAACATCGAAGGCGGATGCTATGCAAAATGCATCAACTTGTCCGAAGAGAAAGAACCGGAAATCTTCGGTGCGATCAAATTCGGATCGGTTCTGGAAAACGTCGTTATCGACGAAAATACACGCATTCCGGATTACGATGATAACTCGTTGACGGAAAATACGCGTGCAGCTTACCCGATCCAGAATATCGAGAACATCGTCACACCGTCTGTCGCAGGCCACCCGAAAACCATCGTCTTCTTGACGGCGGATGCATTCGGCGTATTGCCTCCGATTTCAAAGCTGACGAAGGAACAAGCGATGTACCACTTCCTCAGCGGATTCACTTCCAAATTGGCAGGTACAGAACGCGGCGTCACTTCTCCGGAAGCGACATTCTCCACCTGCTTCGGATCACCGTTCCTACCGCTTCCAGCGATGGTCTATGCGGAAATGCTAGGAAATAAAATCGACGAGCACAACGCACAAGTCTTCCTTGTCAACACAGGCTGGACTGGCGGCGTCTACGGCGTCGGGAAGCGGATGGATCTGAAATATACACGTGCGATGGTCCGCGAAGCATTGGCGGGCAACCTGAACGACGTGGAAACGGAAACGAATGAAGTCTTTGGACTCCAAATGCCGGTTGCCATCGAAGGCGTTCCAAGCGAAGTATTGAACCCACGCAACGCTTGGGCTGATCCAGCAGCTTATGATGAAAAAGCATCAGAATTGGCAGGCCTCTTCCGTGAAAACTTCAAGAAATTCGGTCATGTATCAGAAGAAATCGTCCAAAAAGGCGGACCGATTGCATAAAAACAAAACCAGGAACCCTCCGACGAGGTTCCTGGTTTTTTATTGGTGACAGTCCCCCTTATAATTCCGACATTATTCCGAATTGCTTCAAAATTATCCTGTCTATCACCTTATAAATTTTGCTCTTTCATCCAGAGGCAGGCGTCGCGGACGGTTTTTGCGTTGATGGCAGGCGGGAAATAGTGGGTGTAGTCAGGGAAATACCAAGTATCGTACGGCTTCCCGTGTTCGCGTAACGCATCTTCCAATAGGATCGCTTGTTCAAAGGAGACATTTTCGTCTTTCATTCCGTGGATTATTAAAACAGGACACGCAATTTCATTCACCCGGAATAGGGCGGTCCGGTCCCGATATTCATCCGGCATATTATTCGGCGTGCCTCCAATGACGCGTTTCATCATCCGACGCATATCTTTCCGTTCCTTATATGTAAAAACGACATCCGAGACACCTGCCCAAGTGACGACGGACGTAATGTCTTCACGTAGAATGGCTGTCCATAATGCCATGATGCCTCCCCTTGAAAAGGCGAACAGGTGAATCCTTCCATCCCGCAGTTTCAAGGACTGTTTTAAGACATCCACCGCATGGACCGCATCCAACCGATCGGCGCCGGCGAATTCGTCCCGTCCTTCCCCTCCTCGGTTCCCACGATAATACGGGGCGAATACGACAAACCCTTGCGACGCGAACTGGGCGATGCGGGCGGGCCGGACCATGCCGACATGTTGGATACCGCCGCGCAAATAGAGGAGCCCTTCATACTCCCCTTCCGCAATCGGCTCAGCGAGAAGCCCTTTCACTCTCAGACCATCCGACCAATAGGTGATTTCCTCCAATCGGACATGCGGATTTGGGGAAGGATAAGGTCTTCGGGAATAAATCATTCCATCACTCTGCATATGATTCCACCCGCTTTCTGATCTTTTCCATCCCGGTGCCTTTCATATGGAAACTTAAATCAGCACAGGCATCGACCTCTTCGTCCGTGAGCCACAAAGCGCCTTCGGTTTCATGAAGTTCCGGATTCAGTTCGATTGAGTCGACTTTCCCCGTGAAAACCGCCTTGCAAAATGTCTGGTTGCTGCGGACCACGTATTCGGCCACGTAGGTCAGGCCGGAAATGGAAACGCCGGTTTCCTCCATCGTCTCACGGACGGCAGCCTCCTCGATCGTTTCCCCCTCTTCCGCTTTTCCACCAGGGAACTCGATTCCGCGTCCGGGATGCCGTGTCATCAGCCATTTGCCTTCATGCTTCAGCACAACGAGGACGTGTCTCGCTTCCATTCCATCCGGATTCTTACCAAATGTCAGCTCTACACGTCCACCGTTGACATCCGTAAAAACCA from Bacillus sp. OxB-1 encodes:
- a CDS encoding alpha/beta hydrolase family protein, giving the protein MQSDGMIYSRRPYPSPNPHVRLEEITYWSDGLRVKGLLAEPIAEGEYEGLLYLRGGIQHVGMVRPARIAQFASQGFVVFAPYYRGNRGGEGRDEFAGADRLDAVHAVDVLKQSLKLRDGRIHLFAFSRGGIMALWTAILREDITSVVTWAGVSDVVFTYKERKDMRRMMKRVIGGTPNNMPDEYRDRTALFRVNEIACPVLIIHGMKDENVSFEQAILLEDALREHGKPYDTWYFPDYTHYFPPAINAKTVRDACLWMKEQNL
- a CDS encoding NUDIX domain-containing protein, which translates into the protein MMVFTDVNGGRVELTFGKNPDGMEARHVLVVLKHEGKWLMTRHPGRGIEFPGGKAEEGETIEEAAVRETMEETGVSISGLTYVAEYVVRSNQTFCKAVFTGKVDSIELNPELHETEGALWLTDEEVDACADLSFHMKGTGMEKIRKRVESYAE
- the pckA gene encoding phosphoenolpyruvate carboxykinase (ATP) — translated: MISAKIGDALKNLLAGENVNIQLSVPQLVEKATSRGEAQLTADGAITARTGKYTGRSPEDKYIVEEASSKDKIDWGKVNRPISSEIFDSLYTKVLDHLSKKDELFVFKGFAGADKDSRLAIQVVNEYAWQNLFVHQLFIRPTEEELKTHEAQFTILAAPSFKADPAVDGTRSETFIIVSLEKRIVLIGGTEYAGEMKKSIFSIMNYLLPEQGVLPMHCSANVGEAGDVALFFGLSGTGKTTLSADADRKLIGDDEHGWSDNGVFNIEGGCYAKCINLSEEKEPEIFGAIKFGSVLENVVIDENTRIPDYDDNSLTENTRAAYPIQNIENIVTPSVAGHPKTIVFLTADAFGVLPPISKLTKEQAMYHFLSGFTSKLAGTERGVTSPEATFSTCFGSPFLPLPAMVYAEMLGNKIDEHNAQVFLVNTGWTGGVYGVGKRMDLKYTRAMVREALAGNLNDVETETNEVFGLQMPVAIEGVPSEVLNPRNAWADPAAYDEKASELAGLFRENFKKFGHVSEEIVQKGGPIA
- the metK gene encoding methionine adenosyltransferase, whose product is MSNRKLFTSESVTEGHPDKMCDQISDAILDAILKEDPNARVACETTITTGLVLVTGEITTTTYVDIPKVVRETVKGIGYTRAKFGFDWETSAVLTSIDEQSPEIAAGVDQALEAREGTMTDEELEAIGAGDQGLMFGFACNETPELMPLPISLAHKLSRRLSEVRKEEILPYLRPDGKTQVTVEYDDENKPVRIDTIVISTQHHPEVTIEQITRDVKEVVIGAVVPEELLDEDTKYFINPSGRFVIGGPQGDAGLTGRKIIVDTYGGYARHGGGAFSGKDATKVDRSASYAARYVAKNIVAAGLADRCEVQLAYAIGVAKPVSINVDTFGTGKIEESKLVDLVRELFDLRPAGIIKMLDLRRPIYQQTAAYGHFGRTDIELPWEQTDRAAALRDSAERVIG